From Triticum aestivum cultivar Chinese Spring chromosome 7B, IWGSC CS RefSeq v2.1, whole genome shotgun sequence:
CAAATATTCTGGAATTTCAAAATGCTTACTgttgaaaaatgttcacatttctattttattttttcaaaatttgaataAAAATCCGAGTTGTTCAAGAAATTATTAGATTTTCAAACATTGTTTGTTTTTAAAAAGAATCAGAATTTCCAGATAAAGTTCCAAAAAATTCAAACCAGCTGTCCGAATTCTGCTTTGGAGTTAGTTCTTATGCATGCACGCTCCCATTTGTACACAAACGTTTCGTTGGCTCCGCTGGTTAGCTGCTCGGGTACACAAGGTGGAGGTCGTATGTTCGAATCCTACTCGAGACAGTTTATTTACGCTTTGGTTTTTTTTTTCCAAGATAGCTGCTCTGCTACAGCGCCgctattgggccggcccagtcacgGGGTCTGTGCGTGCGTCGGCTGGCTGTTCGACGCAAAATGCGTCGAATAGGAGCTCCCTGTTTCTGTGTGTACGCTGGAGGTGGAAGACGAGCAAGGCTCGTTCGGCCTGGTTTGGGCCTAGTTGGCTGGCCCATGTAGAAAGAAGGTTAAatagagagagaaagaaaaacaaaGCAGATGGGCTAGGAAATCAAGGCCATAGCCTGATAGAGAGGGAATATGATTCTAAAAAAACTAAATAAGAATATTAGACTGGAATAATAATTGAGAAAAAATGTGCGATCTCTCAGAATTATTATTTAGACTTCAGGAAAAATGTTCACTTTTCCTATTTAATTATTTATAGCCTAGAAAAGGTGGTttcataaataagtaagtaataattTTGTGTACGTACATGTTTTAATAATGCATTATGGGCTTCATAATTTTACCAACATATTCCTTAGGATCTTATGAATGCCCAAAACTCCAAACAAGAAATAACAAATATTTCCAAAAAaattggagaagtcatattatctcctctcatatttaCTGGAAATGTTTAAATAATTTCTAAAAGCAAATATGTGTCAACTTCAAAAAGACCCTCCAAATTCCAAAGAACTATTAATATTTGGTTAGATCCTTTATGAAACAGTTGCCCACTGtatttgagaaagtcattttattctcactcCATATTTTTGTTTCAAAATATTTAAAAAGGGTCAAGAAAAAATAATGATTTTTGGATTTTGAATAAACCCTTCAACCAAGATTTCCTCTTTGGATTAAAGTATCCAAATATTTATATCATGGTTCGAAAAGGTTTAAAAAATGACTCGAAAGCTTTTAGTTTTCCCTGAAAGTCATAGCAATTCACTCAAGATACCTAtttattaacattccaaaatttaaatttttttgggatgttacaggttatGCATCTCTGTGCAACTTCGGCACACGACTTAAATAGCCGCGACAAGGACCAAGCGAAGGGTCAGTCAGCAGCTTCAATGCGGCGCAGAGGACCGAGTTAGTTCCTCGGGGACATGCGTCCACATTGAAGCGGTGGCTGCCAAGAGGTCGTGTCGGTTAGCGCCACCATCCCTCCCTCCCTTCGGTCACATCATGACATCAGTGTCGGCCTCCACGTGCTCTTGGCCGGCATGAATGCAGCGCGGTAAGCGGCCGCGTGCATCGGAAGGAAAGCGCGCGAGGGGCAGGTGACAGGTTTTTGGTGGGCCACGACAGTCAGAAGCGATTTGGGATCgatccggactcccgcaaaccttccccacgtttgtctccggtttgcgggagaaatcgcgtCGGACAGCTCCGCAGACCGGTACAGGTCTGCGTTGGATGACTTTCACAGTCCGGACAACACAATTCAAACAATTGCGAAAGATTTACGGATCCGCCTTAGAGATGCCCTTAGCTAGCTTCCCTCATGCCCATGACATTTGGAATGTCAGTAAATGCCTCGTTTGGGCCTTTTCCGTTATTTTTCGCGCAACCGCTGGTCGGTGCATGATTCATTGGCATGTTGCtaggcttagagcatctccagcccctCGAACACTGCTGCAGATGTATTTGGGCGCGTCTGCGGACACTAACCGGTCAAGCCTCATATTAGCTACTCTGTATCCGAGTCTTTCATATTTCAATCCCTAAATTCATACAAAGTATGCAAAAGAAATCCTTTGTACTACATATTACGTACTACCCTAACTAATCTTCATCATTGGAGATGTCGACAACGTCGGTGCCGGGCGCCGGATGGACGGGCACACAGGAGGGctcaggctcctcctcctcctgctcgacctcatccatgtaggcaaacatctcctcctcctccgcggtgTGTTGCGCCTCCATTTCCTGTCTGCGACGCCGTCTTGCCTCTGCATCCGACTCCGAGCGGAGAGAATCGAGGATGGCAtgctgctccgcctgcagatcCGCGTCCTCGGCGTCCCCCACATCCTtcttcggctcctcctcctccggatccactgCATACGGAGGTAGCCTCGCGACGATCCAGGCTACGCGCCTTGaccggatctgctcaaggagccGCAGTCAACGCTCCGGCGATAGAAATGGGTGGCCCCTTATCTGGTGGCGTGGGGGCATggtgtgtcaaaaccggcagatctcgggtaggggggcccaacctgtgcgtctaaggatcaatggtaacaagggacaatgagacacaatgtttacccaggttcgggccctcttaaaggaggtaaaaccctacgtcctgcttgattgtattcgatgagtataggggttacaagagttgatctacctcgagatcgtaatggctaaaccttagctatctagcctatgattattatgATTGCTCCTATGGActataccctccggtttatatatacatcggaggggcctagggttgtacagagtcggcttACATGGAAAGGAAACAGAATATCCAGACACCaatcttgccgtccacgcatataggagtcctacccagaCAAGGGGGATGGTCTTAtgtttatcttcacggcccatatcgaataggacgggcacccgaggaccccctaatccaggactccctcacatggctAAGCGAACGGGGAGTGGAAAAtagcggcggcggacgggcggagGGAAATGTGGACGGGTAGGGTTTCGGTGTCGGCGGTCGGCTTAAATAGTCGGGCTAGGCACTATGCAGCCTGCTGGAGTGGCGTCACACGGCGACATCGATCCGGCGAAGGAGACGAGCTTCGGACCGCCAGGTTTCCAGCCAATTTCGCGTGGGACCCCGATGACAGTCCGATGTGGCGGACGCGCCAAGGCGCCCTCATATTTGTCCCATATTTGGGTTGGCGAACGCCTAAGACCCGTTTAAGGCGTTCGGCTGGGTTAAAATTTCATGACCGGTCAGTGATCGGGAGAACCATCCAGTCGTTCGAGACGGGTTTGGCGTGcccgctgtagatgctcttacctgGCTGATTCCAGACAGTGCATGGTTGGCTTCGGAGTTCTCTCGTTCTATCGTTCTTGCCTCCTTCGTTTGGTAGCTGTGTGGCCGTTTCGTCCTCTTGTATTCCGCTTGGGTTGATGTGTGAGGCTTCCGTTCTTTGTACTTCGCGCTGCTTTGTTTTGGTTCGCGTGTGATTTTTTACTTTCCCTTCTACTAATTTTGTATTCGTTGGTTCGGAAATTCCATTTGGCTTGCTTTCTGGTGGCTGGACGTGCTTcgtttcttcgcttcattcgtgtcGTTGCGGGTGTACCTTAGGTGAAGGGTTTGAGCACTATATTAAAAAGACACATCAGTGATATTTTGTTTCAAACAAAAATATTTTGTCATGGAAGTGACACTTCCATGACGACAATAGTGATAAAAACATGCATTATCATGAATGTGGTAGGTAACTATTTTTGTGACATAAAATTATGACTGAAAATGAAATTCTTGTCCTGGGCGGCTGGCAGCTGGCGGCACACCTACATGAAGTTATTTGGTCTTCCATGACGTAAAAAATTATGATAAAAGTGAGGACGGAAATTTCTAGATGATTTCTCAAACAGATTTCGTCATGAAAATTTATAGAGTCATGTGtatatttttcagattttttttgaaacttcaaatatatgattttcggatttttttttcagaaaaaaacgAGTTCCATGGAGTTCGAGCTCGAAAAATTCACTCTCTTCTGCATGTACTCTGTACAATATACTGCTACTCCAGTATATATGCTCTGTCCCTTGTTGTGTTGTCTGGCAGACACGGCAGGTCCGCCTTTGCCTTGCCGCCGGCCACCATCTCGGTCTCGGTCTCCATTGCCCCATTGTCCTCCAAGAACTCTCTCTTGTACTTGTACCTCATGGCCACCCACACGAAGAGCGCCATGTTGGCCATGGTGAGGAGCAGCAGGAACACGTAGTAGTAGTCGAGGTGCGAGTCATTGAGGTTGTCGCCGATCCAGCTCTTGCGGCGGCCACCGCTCCCCCCGGTGGCCCGGTCGACGAGCGTCACGAGCAGGCTGTTGAGGAAGTTCCCGACGCCGAGCccgctggtgaagaaggtggtgccGAGGCTCCGCATCCCCTCCGGCGACTGGTCGTAGAAGAACTCGAGGATGCCCACGGAGTTGAACACGTCGCCAACGCCCAGCAGCACGTACTGCGGCAGCATCCAGAAGACGCTCATCGGCACCGTGTCGTGGGGCCCGTGGGCGGCGCGCTCCCGGATCACCCGCATGCGCCGGACCTCCACCAGGCAGGCGCAGGCCACAACAAGCACCTGCAGCGCGCAGCCGATGCCCAGGCGCTGCAGGAGGGTGATGCCGCGCGGGTTGCCCGTGCGCCGCCGGACCAGCGGCACCAGCACGCGGTCGTAGATCGGGATCGAGACCAGCATGGAGATGGTGACGAAGCTGCCCAGGGACGCGGCCGGGACGTGGACGCCGCCGACGGAGCGGTCCAGCGTCGTCCCTTGCTTCACGAACAGGGTGTTCACCTGCGCCCAGATGGTGCAGGGCACCAGGGTCACCAGCCATACCACTATCATGCCGGCGATCAGCTTCACCTCCTCGACCTCGGTCACCGTGCACGCCCCACGCTCACGGATGGCCGCCTTGTCCAGGAACCTGAAGTTGGCCGGCGTGTGGAGCAGAAGCCGCTTCCCGGCCGCGGCGTACCACGCCTTGTCGTGCTCGTGCAGCCCGCCGGTGAGCGGGCATCCCCGGTTCGCGTAGGCCGCCCTGAGAACCTTGCCGATCAGCCTCGCCGGGCCGGCCGCCGTACTCCGCGTGACCGGCTTGTGCCGGTAGAACGGCGTGCCCACGTAGAAGAGCACGAGAGACAGGGCGAGGCCGACCGTCGGGATCGTGTACCCGACGCCCCAGCCGACCTCCTCCTGCACGTAGACAAGGACGAGCACGGCGACGAGGCCGCCGGCGAAGGAGCTGAACAGCCACCAGTTGAAGAAGGAGGCCTTGATCTCGCGCTCCCGGGCGTCCAAGTCGAACTGATCCGCGCCGAACGTCGAGATGTTGGGCTTGGTCCCACCCGCGCCGATGGCCATGGTGTAGAGCGCCGCGTACAGGAAGGCGACCTGCTGCCGCGTCGCCGGGGCGCAGTCGCCGCCCGCCGTGCACTGCGGGTGCAGCGGCTTCAGGGAGACGGCCAGGGTTATCAGAACCATGCCCTGCAACCATATAAATCATCCGACATTTACTAACACAATATTTTCCCCTTTTCCCCATACTcttcaaaagaaaatgatgaaatatTGGTTGTTTTTACTGCATGTTGAATCTTCCATTTTGAATCACAAGCGGAATGCGAGTCGAGTACAATAGATCACGGTTACAACATAATACAAAGTACGATGAAACCAGACGAGAACCGCCGCCATGGCTGGTGATCTCGTGTCCGTTACTACTAGCTTTGTGTAGTCCATTAAGTTACCTCGCAACATTGTGTTTTTCTTTCAGAAAGTGAAATGGAACTAGTTGAAAGCCCACATTAATACGTCTCCTGTGGCCTTAGTGCAATGGGTGTGTGGTGGATCCtggcccttgccggcgggagggcaaAGTTTTCAGGTgcttcttcaagttttgttaggatttgtgttCTGCTtaagaagacgagacggcggcggtttcttgaagatggaataaagttctcCCCGTCTATTTCCCGTTTCAATGGTGTGTCTAGCACCGTCGGAGGGcctgtggaggtgtgtctccggcagatctcgCAAGATTTGGTCGGTGGTTGTCTTTGATGGATTCGCTCGGA
This genomic window contains:
- the LOC123160932 gene encoding protein NRT1/ PTR FAMILY 5.1 isoform X2 produces the protein MEELKPEFTKDGSVDLRGRPVVAARTGRWKACSFLVGYEAFERMAFYGVASNLVVYLTTQMRQETVPSVRSVNNWTGTVWMTPIAGAYVADAFLGRFWTFTVSSLIYLSGMVLITLAVSLKPLHPQCTAGGDCAPATRQQVAFLYAALYTMAIGAGGTKPNISTFGADQFDLDAREREIKASFFNWWLFSSFAGGLVAVLVLVYVQEEVGWGVGYTIPTVGLALSLVLFYVGTPFYRHKPVTRSTAAGPARLIGKVLRAAYANRGCPLTGGLHEHDKAWYAAAGKRLLLHTPANFRFLDKAAIRERGACTVTEVEEVKLIAGMIVVNTLFVKQGTTLDRSVGGVHVPAASLGSFVTISMLVSIPIYDRVLVPLVRRRTGNPRGITLLQRLGIGCALQVLVVACACLVEVRRMRVIRERAAHGPHDTVPMSVFWMLPQYVLLGVGDVFNSVGILEFFYDQSPEGMRSLGTTFFTSGLGVGNFLNSLLVTLVDRATGGSGGRRKSWIGDNLNDSHLDYYYVFLLLLTMANMALFVWVAMRYKYKREFLEDNGAMETETEMVAGGKAKADLPCLPDNTTRDRAYILE
- the LOC123160932 gene encoding protein NRT1/ PTR FAMILY 5.1 isoform X1 yields the protein MEELKPEFTKDGSVDLRGRPVVAARTGRWKACSFLVGYEAFERMAFYGVASNLVVYLTTQMRQETVPSVRSVNNWTGTVWMTPIAGAYVADAFLGRFWTFTVSSLIYLSGMVLITLAVSLKPLHPQCTAGGDCAPATRQQVAFLYAALYTMAIGAGGTKPNISTFGADQFDLDAREREIKASFFNWWLFSSFAGGLVAVLVLVYVQEEVGWGVGYTIPTVGLALSLVLFYVGTPFYRHKPVTRSTAAGPARLIGKVLRAAYANRGCPLTGGLHEHDKAWYAAAGKRLLLHTPANFRFLDKAAIRERGACTVTEVEEVKLIAGMIVVWLVTLVPCTIWAQVNTLFVKQGTTLDRSVGGVHVPAASLGSFVTISMLVSIPIYDRVLVPLVRRRTGNPRGITLLQRLGIGCALQVLVVACACLVEVRRMRVIRERAAHGPHDTVPMSVFWMLPQYVLLGVGDVFNSVGILEFFYDQSPEGMRSLGTTFFTSGLGVGNFLNSLLVTLVDRATGGSGGRRKSWIGDNLNDSHLDYYYVFLLLLTMANMALFVWVAMRYKYKREFLEDNGAMETETEMVAGGKAKADLPCLPDNTTRDRAYILE